The following are encoded together in the Cryptococcus neoformans var. neoformans JEC21 chromosome 9 sequence genome:
- a CDS encoding zinc-finger protein, putative: MASATSSLPPTSPPASTHTMEPSQPQSSPLKAPSIIVSPSKNPVMERVASQQLNSSPGPQWATENNPHPKAGGSYTGVSPAPSVDGHVDVDEEIDELLGDDDVQEGAEEKNGEPEKQKCQWGECQGDFDSKQEFYGHVKDHINASKEYACEWRTCSRVGHKQGRSLLLTHIRGHTGERPYSCTIPGCNKAFARTDALNKHKRTVHADVTNPNGAKPSKGGKGKTKATPGTGKGKGKTKGVAPVPSDIPTPTPAITSKPKSKSLPPPLILSPSPPIPPVSAPDEDLILDPELAELIPRLRSRWPIIPEGNDEIEALREARRRFPRHRLFPNYTKEEDVEEKGSRVGLEELVADPLDDPVARPLRRNGEDEIEYRERVREYLTDTSRPPDADLPMEELDYTLPPLVPEIAHTTEDPEDPEGEVVDVLGRSRWQVRYIMAKARLLLLEEENMLRRRYLQELAETR, encoded by the exons ATGGCCTCGGCAACatcctcccttcccccaACGTCCCCTCCAGCATCGACCCATACAATGGAACCGTCTCAGCCACAGTCATCACCTCTGAAAGCCCCATCTATCATCGTCTCCCCGTCCAAAAATCCCGTTATGGAACGCGTCGCCTCTCAACAACTAAACTCATCACCAGGACCTCAATGGGCAACAGAAAACAACCCGCACCCGAAAGCGGGAGGGAGTTATACGGGTGTCTCACCTGCTCCAAGTGTGGATGGACACGTcgatgtggatgaggagattgatgagTTATTGGGAGATGACGATGTGCAAGAAGGCGCAGAGGAGAAAAATGGAGAGCCGGAGAAGCAGAAATGTCAGTGGGGGGAATGTCAAGGTGATTTCGACTCCAAGCAAGAATTTTATGGGCACGTTAAAG ACCACATCAATGCTTCCAAGGAGTATGCATGTGAATGGCGGACTTGCAGTCGTGTTGGACACAAGCAAGGCCGATCATTGCTGTTGACCCATATCCGAGGCCATACGGGCGAAAGGCCATACAGCTGTACGATACCTG GATGTAACAAAGCATTCGCACGTACAGACGCCCTCAATAAGCACAAGCGTACAGTACACGCTGATGTCACAAACCCCAATGGTGCCAAACCCTCTAAaggtggaaaggggaaaacCAAGGCTACACCTGGGACCGGTAAGGGTAAGGGTAAAACCAAAGGTGTTGCTCCCGTTCCTTCTGATATCCCCACACCTACTCCCGCCATCACCTCCAAACCTAAATCAAAGTCTCTACCTCCACCACTTATCCTTTCACCATCGCCTCCTATACCTCCCGTTTCAGCGCCTGACGAGGATTTGATACTGGATCCCGAACTGGCGGAGCTTATCCCTCGTCTTCGGTCCCGATGGCCTATTATTCCAGAAGGGAACGATGAGATCGAAGCTCTGAGGGAGGCTAGGCGAAGATTCCCGAGGCACCGTCTATTCCCCAATTAtaccaaggaagaagacgtcgAGGAAAAAGGGAGTCGAGTCGGGCTGGAAGAACTAGTAGCCGATCCTCTTGATGACCCCGTTGCAAGGCCTTTACGACGGAATGGTGAAGACGAAATTGAATACAGGGAAAGAGTGCGAGAGTATCTGACAGACACATCAAGACCCCCTGATGCGGACCTTCCGATGGAGGAACTAGATTATACCCTGCCGCCTCTTGTCCCAGAAATTGCACACACAACGGAAGATCCTGAAGATCCCGAAGGCGAGGTGGTAGATGTCCTGGGCAGAAGCCGCTGGCAAGTTAGATATATTATGGCAAAAGCGAGACTTTTGCtgctggaggaagagaacatGTTGAGGCGAAGATATCTGCAGGAACTGGCAGAGACTCGATAA
- a CDS encoding methylmalonate-semialdehyde dehydrogenase, putative, whose protein sequence is MLPLIRRPLQLRAYTSAAFASTPSSSKLSPLALKAAEDVSSKWKGTTANGGKTKIYIGGEFLDSKTDKWLEVRDPASQTLVNTVPETTPDEFRAAVDAASQAFKTWSKTSIMRRQRAMFELQHLIRQHAPEIANSIVLEQGKTYADALGDVGRGLQVVENATAITSTLLGDKLEVANDMDTYVRRLPLGVAAAISPFNFPAMIVLWSAALATVTGNTLIVKPSERDPGATMIIAELCERAGLPPGVINVVHGTVPTVNRICDDPAIKAISFVGSDKAGEHIYNRAIVQGKRVQANLGAKNHAIIMPDANKNLALNSVAGAAFGAAGQRCMALSVAIFVGTAREMIPELIERAKGLKVTGGFEEGADLGPVISPQAKKRIEDYIGSVEEEGGKILLDGRGYNVSEYPDGSFVGPTIVEAVTTMKVYRNEVFGPVLTIVEADTLDDAIAIINANKYGNGASIFTNSGSTARKFEIEAEPGQIGINVAVPVPLPMFGWSGNKASAKGDIPFYGKSGLDFYTYKKTTTSLWPAADAVGNRASVHMPQIH, encoded by the exons ATGCTTCCTCTGATCAGACGTCCACTCCAGCTCAGGGCATACACCTCAGCTGCCTTCGCCTCAACTCCATCCAGCAGTAAACTATCGCCTCTTGCACTCAAAGCAGCCGAAGATGTCTCCTCCAAATGGAAGGGAACCACAGCAAACGGAGGAAAAACGAAGATCTATATCGGAGGAGAGTTTTTGGACAGCAAAACGGATAAATGGCTGGAAGTCCGGGACCCT GCTTCACAAACCCTTGTCAATACTGTCCCAGAAACTACACCAGATGAGTTTAGAGCAGCTGTAGATGCCGCCAGTCAAGCTTTCAAAACGTGGTCCAAGACTAGCATCATGCGTCGGCAACGAGCAATGTTCGA GCTGCAGCATTTAATTCGTCAACATGCCCCAGAAATTGCCAACTCGATCGTCTTAGAGCAAGGCAAAACTTATGCTGATGCTCTCGGAGACGTTGGTCGTGGCCTTCAAGTCGTCGAAAATGCTACCGCCATTACATCGACCCTGCTCGGGGATAAGCTTGAGGTTGCCAACGACATGGACACCTACGTCCGAAGGCTTCCCTTGGGAGTCGCGGCTGCCATATCCCCGTTCAACTTCCCTGCAATGATCGTCCTCTGGTCTGCAGCACTTGCAACCGTCACTG GGAACACCCTTATTGTAAAGCCTTCAGAAAGAGACCCTGGGGCTACTATGATCATTGCAGAACTTTGTGAGAGAGCTGGTCTTCCCCCTGGAGTAATCAATGT TGTCCATGGGACAGTCCCTACAGTTAATAGAATTTGTGATGACCCAGCTATCAAGGCCATCTCTTTTGTGGGTAGCGACAAAGCTGGTGAACATATCTACAATAG GGCTATCGTCCAGGGCAAGCGAGTACAGGCAAACTTGGGTGCTAAAAACCATGCGATCATTATGCCTGATG CGAACAAAAATCTTGCTCTTAACTCTGTGGCTGGTGCTGCTTTCGGTGCTGCCGGTCAGCGATGCATGGCCCTGTCTGTTG CCATCTTTGTGGGCACCGCCAGGGAGATGATCCCGGAACTCATTGAGAGAGCAAAGGGCTTGAAAGTGACTGGAGGATTCGAGGAAGGTGCAGACCT CGGACCTGTCATTTCACCCCAGGCGAAAAAGCGTATTGAGGATTATATAGGTtcagtggaagaagaaggagggaagatcCTTTTGGACGGGCGTGGTTACAACGTGTCCGAGTATCCTGATGGCAGCTTTGTCGGTCCTACCATTGTTGAAGCTGTGACTACAATGAAGGTTTACAG GAACGAGGTCTTTGGCCCGGTCTTGACCATCGTTGAGGCCGATACCCTTGACGATgccatcgccatcatcaacgCCAATAAATA CGGTAACGGTGCCTCTATTTTCACCAATTCTGGATCCACCGCTCGTAAATTCGAGATTGAAGCTGAACCAGGACAAATCGGTATCAATGTTGCTGTACCTGTTCCACTTCCTATGTTCGGATGGTCAGGTAACAAGGCTTCAGCCAAGGGGGACATTCCATTCTACGGGAAGAGTGGTTTGGATTTCTACACCTATAAGAAGACAACCACAAGTCTCTGGCCCGCTGCTGATGCTGTTGGTAACAGA GCGAGTGTTCATATGCCCCAGATTCATTGA
- a CDS encoding glycerophosphodiester phosphodiesterase, putative — MTSISNGQPAPLAIRQPKDIECWGHRGASAHLPENTLASFRAAIAEGCDGIESDVHATSDGVILMFHDPTLDRTTTGTGLIKDQPWKGVIEHVRTTKEPVQPVPLFEQLISLLMEPQNRHVSLNIDCKMQNDPERLFPEMAKIIGQYENYETELSPRVILGLWHPLFIRPALKYLPTCRRFHIGFSIPVVKTFFWDVCDGFSMCFPLLMGSEGQAFLKECREKGKEVTVWTVNDETEMRVAMSWGVKAVLTDRVGAFVNLRKKVVENPEKLALQGMEKYTFPWSHWRYYSVAHNWILRTQLDVMRTVCYQPGPLTMPDLGEFSMVEQGNQAKEETQNIPSLPRVPVAAQ, encoded by the exons ATGACGTCTATCAGCAACGGCCAGCCTGCACCTCTTGCGATCCGGCAACCTAAGGACATTGAGTGCTGGGGACATCGAGGTGCATCCGCCCATTTGCCTGAAAATAC CCTCGCTAGTTTTCGTGCCGCCATTGCGGAAGGGTGTGACGGTATCGAAAGCG ATGTTCATGCTACATCGGACGGCGTTATCCTTATGTTTCACGATCCCACATTGGACCGGACGACCACTGGAACGGGTTTGATTAAGGATCAACCATGGAAGGGAGTCATTGA ACATGTTAGGACGACCAAGGAGCCCGTGCAGCCCGTTCCTCTGTTTGAGCAGCTCATCTCTTTGTTGATGGAG CCCCAGAATCGGCATGTTTCTCTTAAT ATCGACTGCAAGATGCAGAATGATCCTGAACGACTCTTT CCTGAAATGGCAAAAATCATCGG TCAGTATGAAAATTATGAGACAGAACTATCCCCTCGTGTTATTCTTGGCCTTTGGCACCCCCTCTTCATTCGACCTGCTCTCAAATATCTACCTACCTGCCGTCGATTTCACATCGGTTTTTCCATACCTGTTGTGAAAACATTCTTCTGGGATGTTTGTGACGGCTTCTCAATGTGCTTCCCGCTTTTAATGGGCTCCGAGGGCCAGGCCTTCCTTAAGGAATGtcgagaaaagggaaaagaagtcACTGTCTGGACGGTCAATGATGAGACGGAGATGAGAGTGGCCATGTCATGGGGCGTTAAGGCTGTGTTGACCGATCGTGTCGGGGCGTTTGTAAACCTCAGAAAAAAG GTCGTCGAAAATCCTGAGAAGCTTGCTCTTCAAGGCATGGAGAAATATACTTTCCCGTGGTCACATTGGCGCTATTATAGCGTCGCACAC AACTGGATCCTCCGCACCCAGCTAGATGTCATGCGCACCGTATGCTATCAGCCTGGTCCTTTAACCATGCCAGATCTCGGCGAATTCTCGATGGTTGAGCAAGGAAATcaggcgaaggaagagacgCAGAACATACCATCTCTACCTAGAGTGCCTGTTGCTGCGCAGTGA
- a CDS encoding chaperone, putative, producing the protein MPTKPSTELDAAVLAYLVKRGYTKAVKSLEKEAGVKLLPGQEDKLENAWAATDVAAVAATSDEAEDSSSSESESEDSDSDSDSDSDDEKSTKAVDPATVPLPESSSSESGSDSGSDSDSSSSSSGSSSSSSTLKSSGKTSGFLDIEAEVSSDEEVSSDEESEDESESGSESDSSSSSSSSSSSSSSSGSSSSSGSSSSSGSSSSSSSSSSSDSSSSSSKSKSEFKEEQEARPVIGKRKARSPSTSSSSSSSSSSSSSASESLPKSPAVTVVTTKKRKLEDGTETITSTATITPAPKANSSRETSTPASAVGTPVGGKGKRVQGQRFERIKADSVTFHDPGLMDNSFEARERTGANANDYGAKASRDLIVTRGAGFRKEKNKKKRGSYVGGEITLQTHSIKFDD; encoded by the exons ATGCCCACAAAACCTTCAACCGAGCTTGACGCCGCTGTCCTCGCATACCTTGTCAAGCGGGGCTACACCAAAGCCGTCAAGTCActtgaaaaagaagcagGTGTCAAGCTTTTGCCAGGCCAGGAAGACAAACTTGAGAATGCTTGGGCTGCCACTGATGTAGCTGCCGTTGCTGCCACTTC GGATGAGGCCGAGGACTCTAGCAGCTCTGAATCCGAGTCCGAAGACTCTGATTCTGATTCTGACTCTGACTCTGACGATGAGAAGTCAACCAAAGCAGTTG ACCCTGCCACCGTCCCTCTTCCCGAGTCATCCAGCTCTGAATCTGGATCGGATTCTGGTTCCGACTCTGATTCTagttcgtcgtcttctggctcttcttctagCAGCTCAACCTTGAAGTCTTCCGGCAAGACGTCGGGATTCCTGGACATTGAAGCTGAAGTTTCCAGCGACGAAGAAGTGAGcagtgatgaggagagcGAGGACGAAAGCGAAAGCGGTAGCGAGAGTGATTCATCCAgttcaagctcttcttcttcctcctcttcttcttcttccggctcctcttcttcttccggctcctcttcttcttccggctcctcttcttcctccagctcctcctcttcatctgactcctcatcatcttctagCAAATCAAAGTCCGAGTTTAAGGAAGAACAGGAGGCTCGACCTGTCATCGGCAAGCGCAAGGCTAGATCTCCTtctacttcctcctcttcttcttcttcatcatcatcttcctcatccgcTTCGGAATCTTTACCAAAGTCCCCTGCTGTCACTGTTGTGACCACCAAAAAGCGCAAGCTCGAGGACGGGACAGAAACCATCACATCCACTGCCACTATTACTCCAGCCCCTAAAGCAAACAGCAGCAGGGAAACTAGCACTCCCGCGAGCGCCGTCGGAACTCCCGTCGGCGgcaaagggaaaagggtgCAGGGACAAAGATTTGAGAGAATTAAAGCCGACAGTGTTACTTTCCATGACCCAGGGTTGATGGACAATTCTTTCGAGGCTAGGGAACGTACGGGTGCCAATGCTAACGACTATGGAGCCAAGGCCTCAAGGGATTTGATTGTCACCCGTGGTGCTGGTttcaggaaggagaagaacaagaagaagcgtgGT AGCTATGTCGGTGGAGAAATCACTCTTCAGACCCATAGCATCAAATTTGATGACTAA
- a CDS encoding aspartate kinase, putative yields MSSASTPTAPYLEDLVRNSLDQTLPWVVQKYGGTSVGKSLDNITKIVGSYIDNGSKVAIVCSARSTQTKSLGTTNLLLQASREALQPALSSSGDGRSGSMSGTATPFYPKRVGSGFFGKDQSTSMVSSVSSLSQLEPQLGRSGSPSPFQSSSSRSPPRSPATPSQDSSVSQEPAFHATVDLIKKGHLEAARASLKEGPLRDELEEEIERDCESLRSFLYAAQIIDEISPRSQDSIVGTGERLACKIVAAALRDRGVDSELVVLDNIVDASMSAASEAISVDAGDQGVAQLGQEFYDQLSFRLGERLRECGQRVPVVTGYFGPVPGSLLAQIGRGYTDLCAALCAVGLKASELQVWKEVDGIFTADPRKVPSARLVPIITPDEAAELTYYGSEVIHPFTMEQVIRARIPIRIKNVENPSGAGTVIYPDLGFPRGLDTEPPKAERIVEGVDERMPTAVTIKDEIIVLNIHSNRKTLSHGFLARIFGTLDRAGVVVDLISTSEVHVSMAMQDFLNRKRLERLVKDLEKIGEVTVSKDMAILSLVGRNMRNAIGSAGLMFASLARAMINIEMISQGASEINISCVIENKDAIKALNVIHESCLSYPRSPATEMAGLQLQ; encoded by the exons ATGTCCTCAGCATCCACACCCACCGCCCCATACCTTGAAGACCTCGTCCGCAATTCGCTAGACCAAACCCTCCCCTGGGTCGTCCAGAAGTACGGCGGGACGTCGGTTGGTAAAAGCCTGGACAACATCACCAAAATCGTCGG GTCATATATCGACAATGGCTCTAAAGTTGCTATCGTTTGCTCGGCTCGTTCTACGCAGACCAAGTCTCTCGGTACCACgaacctcctccttcaagcTTCCCGAGAAGCTCTTCAGCCGGCGctgtcttcttccggtGACGGCCGTTCTGGCTCTATGTCAGGCACAGCCACCCCTTTCTACCCCAAACGTGTTGGTTCAGGCTTTTTTGGCAAGGACCAGTCTACTTCCATGGTGTCTTCCGTTTCTTCACTCTCGCAGCTCGAGCCTCAACTCGGAAGATCCGGCAGCCCCAGCCCTTTTCAAAGCAGCTCTAGCCGATCCCCTCCCAGAAGTCCGGCCACACCCTCGCAAGATTCATCCGTCAGTCAGGAACCTGCGTTCCATGCAACTGTGGATCTCATCAAGAAGGGCCATTTGGAAGCTGCTCGGGCATCATTGAAGGAGGGTCCATTGCGtgatgagcttgaagaagagattgaaagGGATTGCGAAAGCCTCAGAAGTTTCCTATATGCTGCTCAG ATCATTGACGAGATCAGTCCAAGAAGCCAAGATTCCATCGTCGGTACCGGAGAACGGTTGGCGTGCAAGATCGTCGCTGCTGCTTTAAGAGATAGG GGCGTGGACTCTGAGCTCGTTGTTCTCGACAACATCGTTGATGCGTCCATGTCTGCAGCCAGTGAGGCTATTTCTGTTGATGCTGGCGATCAGGGAGTCGCGCAGCTTGGCCAAGAATTCTATGACCAGCTTTCGTTCAGATTGGGTGAGAGACTGAGAGAATGTGGCCAAAGGGTTCCTGTTGTGACCG GCTACTTTGGCCCTGTCCCCGGCTCCCTTCTTGCCCAAATCGGTCGTGGATATACGGATCTTTGTGCAGCTCTCTGTGCCGTTGGCCTGAAAGCCTCCGAATTGCAAGTATGGAAGGAGGTCGATGGTATCTTCACCGCAGACCCTCGAAAAGTACCTTCTGCCCGTCTAGtacccatcatcaccccAGACGAAGCTGCCGAGCTCACCTATTACGGCTCAGAAGTTATCCATCCTTTCACCATGGAGCAAGTCATCCGAGCGAGGATCCCTATCAGGATCAAGAATGTTGAGAATCCCTCTGGCGCTGGTACAGTTATCTACCCTGACCTAGGCTTCCCCCGAGGCTTGGACACTGAACCTCCCAAGGCCGAAAGGATTGTTGAAGGTGTTGACGAGAGAATGCCGACTGCTGTAACCATCAAGGATGAGATTATCGTCCTCAATATTCACTCTAATAGAAAGACATTATCTCACGGCTTCCTCGCCAGGATCTTCGGGACACTAGACAGGGCCGGTGTCGTTGTTGATTTGATCAGCACCAGTGAAGTGCAT GTATCCATGGCTATGCAAGACTTCCTCAACCGAAAGCGCTTGGAGCGTCTTGTCAAGGATCTCGAAAAAATCGGAGAAGTCACTGTTTCAAAGGACATGGCTATCCTCTCTCTTGTCGGACGTAATATGAGGAATGCCATTGGAAGTGCTGGTTTGATGTTTGCCAGTTTGGCGCGGGCGATGATCAACATTGAGATGATCAGTCAGGGTGCAAGCGAGATTAACATCAGCTGTG TGATTGAGAACAAGGATGCTATCAAGGCCCTCAATGTTATCCACGAATCTTGTCTCTCTTACCCCAGATCCCCTGCAACGGAGATGGCGGGCTTGCAGCTTCAATAG
- a CDS encoding dihydrodipicolinate synthase, putative, with product MTTNNTSSGAPSRVWAGGPSVPLVTAMNDDESINYEALAKQTVRLAKAGLGIVLLGTNGEASHLSPEERKQCTVVVRKALDDAGFVNEPLLVGTGAGSAQTTIQVTKEAAEAGASHSIVITPGYFSFAMGRDRKAIKDFFRKVFDESPIPVMIYNFPGAAAGIDLTSDEIIELSNHPNCFGVKLTCAMIGKGHRIAAYTQSPEYLAKHGSFLKSCTATGQFQVLPGFSESTLPALVSRHTGCITGTGNTIPKTIRRLWDKSVAGLQGDSKALAEAMELQDRVAEADWTIVKAGIQGTKYFLDHYVEKGMGGAVRLPLGTISDDVKKLIEVDLKGAWEFEQSL from the exons ATGACTACCAACAATACCTCTAGCGGCGCGCCTTCTCGAGTTTGGGCGGGCGGTCCTTCAGTCCCTTTGGTTACTGCCATGAACGACGATGAGAGTATCAACTACGAAGCATTGGCTAAACAAACCGTCCGATTGGCTAAGGCCGGTCTTGGTATCGTCTTGCTCGGCACCAATGGAGAAG cttctcatctctctcctgAAGAACGCAAACAGTGCACTGTTGTTGTGCGAAAGGCACTCGACGATGCTGGCTTTGTCAACGAGCCGCTCCTTGTTGGTACCGGAGCTGGATCTGCCCAGACAACCATCCAGGTGACTAAAGAGGCTGCCGAGGCCGGTGCGAGCCATTCCATAGTCATCACCCCTGGCTACTTCTCTTTTGCCATGGGCCGAGACCGTAAGGCCATCAAGGACTTCTTCCGAAAGGTCTTTGACGAGTCTCCTATTCCCGTCATGATTTACAACTTCCC TGGAGCTGCTGCCGGCATCGATTTGACTTCTGATGAGATTATCGAACTCTCCAACCACCCCAACTGCTTTGGTGTTAAG CTCACTTGCGCTATGATCGGTAAAGGTCACCGAATTGCCGCCTACACTCAGTCCCCTGAATACCTCGCCAAGCACGGCAGCTTCCTTAAGAGCTGCACTGCCACCGGCCAGTTCCAGGTCCTTCCCGGTTTCTCGGAAAGCACCCTTCCTGCCCTCGTTTCCCGACACACTGGTTGCATCACTGGTACCGGTAACACCATTCCCAAGACCATCCGACGACTTTGGGACAAGTCTGTTGCCGGTCTTCAGGGCGACTCCAAGGCGCTCGCTGAAGCCATGGAGTTGCAAGACCGAGTTGCAGAGGCTGATTGGACTATTGTGAAGGCCGGTATCCAGGGAACG AAATACTTCCTCGACCACTATGTCGAGAAGGGTATGGGCGGTGCTGTCCGACTACCCCTCGGTACAATCTCTGATGACGTTAAGAAGTTGATTGAAGTTGATCTCAAGGGCGCTTGGGAGTTTGAGCAGTCTTTGTAA
- a CDS encoding mandelate racemase/muconate lactonizing enzyme, putative, giving the protein MSANPPQPVNVTTDSSVKADREAVYLPPSDLALKYNKGLQCSLAVQPHPSAGQAGSTKIKKIETFYVRPRWLFVRIETEGGVVGWGEGTLEGHTEAVQGSMKDIARRLIGWDAMNIEEIYTYLYRHRFYRGGEVLMSAMSGVDIALWDIKGKVLGVPVWELLGGKVRERCDVYGWVGGDRPSDVAEQAKARKEQGFRFVKMNATESIGWLDSPHALDDTVKRLAEVKAVGIDAGLDFHGRVHKGMAKQLAAGLEPHRPFFIEEPLLPGHVNELKDLYNKTNIPIALGERLFTRLDVRPYLESGCIDLIQPDIAHAGGISETKKIAIMAEAYDVGLAPHCPLGPLAFAASLHVGFSTPNFVICEMSLKMHYNVGKDLLSYMLNPEVFDIENGSIGLLTAPGLGIELNEDMIRKEAAEAAELEPWINPLFRGEDGAMREW; this is encoded by the exons ATGTCTGCCAACCCCCCTCAGCCAGTGAATGTCACCACCGATTCATCCGTGAAAGCCGACCGGGAGGCAGTctaccttcctccttccgaCCTGGCCTTGAAATATAACAAGGGCCTCCAGTGCTCACTCGCAGTACAGCCTCATCCTAGTGCTGGCCAAGCTGGCTCCACtaagatcaagaagatcGAAACCTTCTACGTGCGTCCGAGGTGGCTCTTTGTCCGAATTGAAACGGAAGGAGGTGTCGTTGGATGGGGTGAAGGAACTCTGGAAGGTCACACTGAAGCCGTACAAGGTAGTATGAAAGACATTGCCAGAAG ATTAATCGGCTGGGATGCTATGAACATTGAGGAAATTTACACCTACCTTTACCGACATCGATTCTACCGAGGTGGCGAAGTCCTTATGTCTGCCATGAGTGGTGTGGATATCGCTCTTTGGGATATCAAGGGCAAGGTCCTCGGCGTCCCCGTCTGGGAACTGCTCGGCGGCAAGGTTCGAGAGAGATGTGATGTTTACGGCTGGGT TGGTGGTGACCGACCCTCTGATGTTGCAGAACAGGCCAAGGCCAGGAAAGAACAGGGGTTCCGCTTTGTCAAGATGAATG CAACCGAATCAATTGGCTGGCTCGATTCCCCCCATGCTCTCGATGATACTGTAAAGAGACTGGCAGAAGTGAAGGCAGTTGGTATTGACGCTGGACT TGATTTCCATGGTCGAGTCCATAAAGGCATGGCAAAGCAGCTTGCTGCTGGCCTCGAGCCCCACAGACCTTTCTTCATTGAAGAGCCTCTTTTGCCAGGGCATGTCAACGAGCTTAAAGACTTGTACAACAAGACTAACATTCCCATTGCT CTCGGAGAGCGACTTTTTACTCGTCTTGATGTCCGACCATACCTTGAATCTGGCTGTATCGACCTCATCCAGCCCGACATTGCTCATGCTGGTGGTATTTCTGAAACAAAAAAGATTGCTATCATGGCCGA AGCATACGATGTTGGTCTTGCTCCTCATTGTCCTCTCGGTCCCTTGGCCTTCGCCGCCTCTCTTCATGTCGGTTTCTCAACGCCTAACTTCGTCATTTGCGAAatgagcttgaagatgcACTACAACGTGGGCAAGGACCTCTTGTCCTACATGCTCAACCCTGAAGTCTTCGACATCGAGAATGGTTCTATCGGGCTGCTTACTGCTCCTGGTTTGGGCATTGAACTCAACGAAGATATGATTAGGAAGGAGGCAGCTGAAGCGGCTGAGCTCGAACCGTGGATTAATCCTCTTTtccgaggagaagatggtgcgATGCGAGAGTGGTAA